A region of Asterias amurensis chromosome 20, ASM3211899v1 DNA encodes the following proteins:
- the LOC139952239 gene encoding digestive cysteine proteinase 1-like: protein MYLQILALMTIAFAGCHGNPTATPKLPTFGDVYHARGQVKLPYAELDEPFEMFFNGPKNMGRIDFYNGVDKVFSRGDQKPYGITYKITPSVSDEGTDVNPASCFQVNGTKDNTVMPQSVLPDLKGFKYIGQKVINDQMTDAWQMVNSPIKPKTNTYSFYVTTTSPVRPVRYEMFGADTLLGSHYDKYYIDYTFFDDKTAFPASTFDPPKAGACTGFPGPGVEKHIVVNPYRELINPELGDRYHLMFNEFKTKHGKEYTDDVEHAKRKFHFVQNVRFIHGVNRQGRGYTLGVNHLADQSKDELSMMRGRLTSTGYNGGAPFPHDQFKGTDAPANLDWRLRGAVSQVKDQAICGSCWSFGSTEVIEGAYFVKNKKMVRFSQQNLMDCSWGFGNNGCDGGEEWRSYSWIMKNKGLMSEEDYGAYLGQNGICHYNASKAAVKISSYVNVTSGVSKDLKTALVNIGPVAVGIDAHLKTFSFYASGVFYDENCGNKAEDLDHAVLAVGYGTMKVGNATQDYWIIKNSWSTYWGNNGYVLISQKDNNCGVATDATYVKLA, encoded by the exons ATGTATCTTCAAATCCTAGCTCTGATGACAATTGCCTTTGCAG GCTGTCATGGCAATCCTACGGCGACCCCAAAACTTCCTACATTTGGAGATGTGTACCATGCCAGGGGACAAGTGAAGCTACCATACGCCGAGCTTGATGAACCGTTTGAAATGTTCTTTAATGGTCCAAAAAACATGGGAAGAATTGATTTCTACAATG GTGTTGACAAGGTGTTCAGCCGAGGGGATCAGAAACCGTATGGTATAACATACAAGATAACGCCTTCTGTGAGCGACGAGGGAACTGATGTCAATCCGGCATCTTGCTTTCAGGTCAACGGAACAAAAGACAACACTGTGATGCCACAGAGTGTGCTCCCTGACCTCAAAGGGTTCAAG TACATTGGGCAGAAAGTCATCAATGATCAGATGACCGATGCATGGCAGATGGTCAATTCACCGATAAAACCCAAGACTAATACGTACTCTTTCTATGTGACAACTACTAGTCCTGTTCGCCCAGTGAGATATGAGATGTTTGGAGCAGACACCCTTCTGGGTTCTCACTATGATAAATACTACATTGACTACACATTCTTTGATGACAAGACTGCCTTTCCTGCATCTACATTTGACCCTCCAAAAG CTGGGGCATGCACCGGTTTCCCTGGTCCCGGAGTAGAGAAACACATCGTGGTCAACCCTTACCGTGAACTAATCAACCCAGAACTTGGTGATCGTTATCACCTGATGTTTAACGAGTTCAAGACGAAACACGGCAAGGAATACACAGACGATGTCGAGCATGCTAAGAGAAAGTTTCATTTTGTGCAGAATGTCAG GTTCATCCATGGGGTGAATCGTCAGGGTCGAGGCTACACCCTAGGTGTCAATCACCTCGCTGACCAATCAAAGGATGAGCTTAGTATGATGAGAGGGCGTCTTACATCCACTGGGTACAATGGAGGGGCACCATTCCCACATGATCAATTTAAGGGTACTGATGCTCCAGCTAATCTAGATTGGCGTCTTAGGG GAGCTGTTTCCCAAGTGAAGGACCAAGCTATCTGTGGGTCATGTTGGAGCTTTGGGTCAACTGAGGTCATCGAAGGGGCATACTTTGTGAAG AACAAAAAGATGGTGCGTTTCTCGCAGCAGAATTTGATGGATTGTTCCTGGGGTTTTGGGAACAATGGATGCGATGGTGGAGAGGAATGGAGGTCTTATTCATGGATCATGAAGAATAAAGGTCTTATGTCCGAAGAGGACTATGGTGCTTACTTAGGACag AATGGTATCTGCCACTACAATGCCTCCAAAGCTGCTGTGAAGATTTCCAGCTATGTGAATGTAACCAGTGGTGTCTCAAAGGATCTTAAGACAGCACTGGTGAATATTGGACCAGTAGCTGTCGGCATCGATGCCCATCTGAAGACGTTTTCATTCTATGCCTCTGGAGTTTTCTATGATGAAAATTGCG GCAACAAGGCGGAAGATCTTGACCATGCTGTGCTGGCCGTCGGTTACGGCACAATGAAAGTAGGCAATGCAACCCAAGATTATTGGATCATCAAGAACTCTTGGTCTACGTACTGGGGAAATAACGGGTACGTTCTCATCAGCCAAAAGGACAACAACTGCGGTGTAGCTACTGATGCTACCTATGTTAAGCTTGCTTAG
- the LOC139952238 gene encoding ATP-dependent RNA helicase DDX24-like, which translates to MEVDTSEESTMLMDGNWTVADVDYGALKLDELGHFLGIEELQMDEEIIIGRPSGARNKPRRTARRRRNQRVRKLSSLISQNSLKRKDPPLEDDQAIDEKRQKINPTSKSNILTFNTEKKKTPKDSKKIKEKRDTKPSKQNKEDGDKPEKDDEKVAASSKMRKDVAGSKKSKKTSTSFTKGIPVVSNQNSNMSMSAWKNLQIPAPVLQALRDLGFQEPTPIQKATISVAIQDKKDIIGAAETGSGKTLAFGIPVIHRILQHKATIEREARANAYKEANMETVTKTKQANLPKGMKVKDLTSQVPKSAKASKKLSVNPPAGQNRNVKRSGKMELQDEEEGEVMFREQESDEEEEEEDDLETGDFDFDEEDDEEDEDIEYDFDDEDDSDEEEGEDEDQELEDNGDESDDDGDDLDDLDDLDEDDDEIDYASDESDSDGADNDDDSDGDDSSDEDDSDDDDNQNEASKKPQDKDEEKTPTEADQPGEPQKKPKGKKGKLKRRFRIKERKVLELDGAEFEGIELINKMKKRGIGCVRAIDDISEEEMLAQLGSNKTVKTVKANRVASFDDDGQLYALIMTPTRELAVQIKNHLVNITKYTDLKIAVIVGGMSAQKQQRMLKKRPEIVVGTPGRIWELFREGEPHLSTMSGVQSLVLDEADRMIEKGHYEEVTQIIQQLNYSRASLERQTFVFSATLTLIHLGPDRKIAGSQPNKQNNPKQDKKDRKAKLNALIKRVGIREDPAIVDLTKKEGTVASLMEAKIITDITDKDIYLFYFLVQFPGRTLVFTNSIDCIRRLCSILTLLSCNPLPLHSSMHQKQRLKNLDRFASNPKALLLATDVAARGLDIPDVQHVIHYQMPRTSETYIHRSGRTARQAKEGISVMLVAPTEANFYRRVCKTLNRDDIPSFPVDHSYYNAVKQRVDLARLIDQESHSVAKKKHTNDWFIKAAKELDVDLDEDLVLHDLGDSQEQMHHEKKLQHMKGDLKRLLQRDIFPRGSSWRYPTAPGKLISSLDQGTSNASAMVKNKPGNKFKLDSNEATGQPKKGKKCRNKFKRAEAEKAP; encoded by the exons ATGGAGGTAGACACGAGCGAAGAAAGCACGATGCTTATGGATGGAAACTGGACAGTAGCCGATGTGGATTACGGTGCCCTCAAGTTGGATGAACTTGGTCATTTCTTGGGTATCGAGGAGCTGCAAATGGACGAGGAAATCATCATTGGAAGGCCCTCGGGAGCTCGCAACAAACCACGGCGTACAGCGAGGAGGAGACGGAACCAGAGAGTTAGA aaattatcttcactgatttcacaaaattcaCTGAAACGGAAAGATCCACCACTTGAAGATGATCAAGCCATCGACGAAAAGAGACAAAAGATCAACCCAACCAGTAAATCAAACATACTGACCTTTAACACTGAGAAGAAAAAGACACCCAAAGATTCAAAGAAAATTAAGGAAAAGAGAGACACTAAACCAAGTAAACAGAATAAGGAAGATGGAGACAAACCAGAGAAAGATGACGAAAAGGTTGCCGCTAGTTCCAAGATGAGAAAGGATGTTGCAGGGTCCAAAAAGAGCAAGAAAACATCTACAAGCTTCACAAAGGGTATCCCTGTTGTATCCAATCAAAACAGCA ATATGAGCATGTCAGCATGGAAAAACCTACAGATTCCAGCACCAGTTCTTCAAGCTCTGAGAGATCTTGGATTCCAGGAACCAACACCGATCCAGAAGGCAACGATTTCTGTGGCAATTCAAGACAAGAAGGACATCATTGGGGCTGCTGAGACG GGGAGTGGCAAGACTCTGGCGTTTGGTATACCTGTTATACATAGAATCCTTCAGCACAAGGCGACAATAGAGCGAGAAGCAAGAGCAAATGCTTATAAAGAAGCCAACATGGAAACAGTTACCAAAACGAAACAAGCAAATCTTCCAAAGGGGATGAAAGTTAAAGACTTAACGTCTCAGGTACCAAAGTCAGCAAAAGCTTCTAAGAAATTATCAGTTAATCCACCAGCTGGACAGAACAGAAATGTCAAAAGAAGTGGCAAGATGGAGTTGCAAGATGAGGAGGAAGGAGAGGTGATGTTCCGAGAACAAGAAAGTgatgaagaggaggaggaggaggatgaTCTGGAGACGggagattttgattttgatgaagaagatgatgaagaggaCGAAGACATTGAATATGATtttgatgatgaagatgattcAGATGAAGAAGAAGGTGAAGATGAAGATCAGGAGTTGGAAGACAACGGAGATGAGAGTGACGATGACGGGGATGATCTTGATGATCTTGATGATcttgatgaagatgatgatgagatTGATTACGCTTCGGATGAAAGTGATAGTGATGGCGCTGATAACGACGATGATTCAGATGGTGATGATTCAAGTGATGAAGATGATTCAGATGATGACGACAACCAAAATGAAGCCAGCAAAAAACCACAAGACAAAGATGAGGAGAAAACTCCGACGGAGGCGGACCAGCCCGGAGaacctcaaaagaaacccaAAGGAAAGAAAGGCAAACTCAAGCGAAGATTCAGAATCAAGGAACGAAAAGTTCTCGAGTTGGATGGTGCCGAGTTTGAAGGAATTGAACTCATCAATAAGATGAAAAAAAGGGGGATCGGTTGCGTCCGAGCAATCGATGATATCTCAGAGGAGGAAATGTTGGCTCAGCTCGGATCTAACAAGACGGTTAAGACAGTAAAAGCTAACCGTGTTGCTAGCTTCGATGATGACGGGCAGTTATACGCCTTGATCATGACACCCACAAGAGAATTGGCAGTACAGATAAAGAATCATCTCGTCAATATAACAAAGTACACCGATCTGAAG ATTGCTGTTATTGTTGGTGGAATGTCAGCTCAGAAGCAACAACGAATGTTGAAGAAGCGACCAGAGATTGTAGTTGGCACACCCGGGAGAATATGGGAGCTTTTCAGAGAG GGTGAGCCGCATTTATCAACGATGTCTGGAGTACAATCTCTGGTCCTCGATGAGGCAGATAGAATGATTGAGAAGGGTCATTATGAAGAAGTTACGCAAATCATCCAACAACTGAACTA TTCTCGTGCAAGTCTGGAGCGACAGACTTTTGTCTTCTCTGCAACTCTGACTCTGATACATCTCGGACCAGACAGGAAGATCGCAGGCAGCCAGCCCAACAAACAGAACAATCCCAAACAAGACAAAAAAGACAGGAAAGCAAAACTGA ATGCTCTCATCAAAAGGGTTGGCATTAGAGAAGACCCAGCCATTGTTGATCTCACTAAGAAGGAAGGAACGGTAGCCAGTCTAATGGAGGCCAAAATCATAACCGATATTACCGATAAG GATATCTATCTGTTCTACTTCCTCGTTCAATTTCCCGGTCGGACGTTGGTTTTTACAAACAGCATTGACTGCATCAGGAGACTTTGTTCCATCTTGACGCTACTGTCTTGCAATCCTCTACCACTTCACTCCTCCATGCATCAAAAACAACGTTTGAAAAACCTGGACAG GTTTGCATCCAATCCAAAGGCTCTGTTGTTAGCGACTGATGTAGCTGCACGGGGATTGGACATACCGGACGTACAACATGTGATACACTATCAAATGCCTCGGACTTCAGAG ACGTACATTCATCGAAGTGGGCGTACAGCTAGACAAGCTAAAGAGGGAATTAGTGTGATGTTGGTGGCTCCTACCGAGGCAAACTTCTACAGGAGAGTATGCAAGACGTTGAATAGAG ATGATATTCCAAGTTTTCCTGTTGATCATTCCTACTACAACGCCGTTAAACAGAGAGTGGACTTGGCACGACTTATTGATCAAGAAAGTCACAGCGTAgccaagaaaaaacacactaatGATTGGTTTATCAAAGCAGCCAAGGAACTGGATGTAGACTTGGATGAGGATTTAGT ATTACATGATTTGGGAGATTCACAGGAACAGATGCACCATGAGAAGAAGCTACAACATATGAAAG GTGATTTGAAACGTCTCCTCCAGCGAGATATCTTTCCTCGTGGTTCCTCGTGGCGCTACCCTACAGCTCCAGGCAAACTCATCAGTTCACTCGATCAAg GTACATCTAATGCTTCAGCAATGGTCAAAAATAAACCAGGCAACAAGTTCAAACTGGACAGCAACGAAGCCACTGGCCAACCCAAGAAAGGAAAGAAATGTAGAAACAAGTTCAAGAGGGCTGAAGCCGAGAAGGCCCCTTAG